One window of Marmota flaviventris isolate mMarFla1 chromosome 5, mMarFla1.hap1, whole genome shotgun sequence genomic DNA carries:
- the Tmem161b gene encoding transmembrane protein 161B isoform X4, whose amino-acid sequence MKPTQEMNISLVWCLLVLSFAIKVLFSLTTHYFKVEDGGERSVCVTFGFFFFVKAMAVLIVTENYLEFGLETGFTNFSDSAMQFLEKQGLESQGPVSKLTFKFFLAIFCSLIGAFLTFPGLRLAQMHLDALNLATEKITQTLLHINFLAPLFMVLLWVKPITKDYIMNPPLSKESVPLMTEATFDTLRLWLIILLCALRLAMMRSHLQAYLNLAQKCVDQMKKEAGRISTVELQKMVARVFYYLCVIALQYVAPLVMLLHTTLLLKTLGNHSWGIYPESVSTLPVDNSLHSNSVYSELPSADGKMKVTVTQITVALSSLKNIFTPLLFRGLLSFLTWWIAACLFSTSLFGLFYHQYLTVA is encoded by the exons CAAAGTTCTATTTTCATTAACTACACACTATTTTAAAGTAGAAGATGGTGGTGAAAGATCAGTTTGTGTcacctttggattttttttcttcgtCAAAGCAATGGCAGTTTTGATTGTAACAGAGAATTATCTGGAATTTGGACTTGAAACAG GGTTTACAAATTTTTCAGACAGTGCCATGCAATTTCTTGAAAAGCAAGGTTTAGAATCTCA gggTCCTGTTTCAAAACTTACTTTCAAATTTTTCCTGGCTATTTTCTGTTCACTCATTGGGGCTTTTTTGACATTTCCTGGATTACGGCTGGCTCAAATGCATCTGGATGCCCTGAATTTGGCAACAGAAAAAATTACACA AACATTACTTCATATCAACTTCTTGGCACCTTTATTTATGGTTCTGCTCTGGGTAAAACCAATCACCAAAGACTACATTATGAACCCACCATTGAGTAAAGAAAGTGTCCCTTT AATGACAGAAGCTACATTTGATACTCTACGACTCTGGTTAATAATCCTGCTGTGTGCTTTGAGATTGGCCATGATGCGTAGTCACCTGCAAGCATATTTAAACTTAGCCCAGAAGTGTGTGGATCAGATGAAGAAAGAAGCAGGCCGAATAAGTACAGTTGAACTACAGAAAATG GTGGCTCGAGTCTTTTATTACCTTTGTGTCATTGCCCTGCAGTATGTGGCACCTCTGGTAATGCTGCTTCATACAACTCTGCTTTTGAAAACACTAG GTAATCATTCCTGGGGGATTTATCCAGAATCTGTCTCTACCTTGCCAGTGGATAATAGTCTACACTCCAATTCTGTTTACTCTGAATTACCATCTGCTGATGGGAAGATGAAGGTAACTGTTACGCAAATAACAGTGGCACTGAGCagcttaaaaaacatttttactcCTCTCCTTTTTCGAGGACTTCTATCATTTTTGACATGGTGGATTGCTGCTTGCCTCTTTTCTACAAGCCTTTTTGGGCTCTTCTATCATCAGTATCTGACTGTGGCATGA
- the Tmem161b gene encoding transmembrane protein 161B isoform X5: protein MAVLIVTENYLEFGLETGFTNFSDSAMQFLEKQGLESQGPVSKLTFKFFLAIFCSLIGAFLTFPGLRLAQMHLDALNLATEKITQTLLHINFLAPLFMVLLWVKPITKDYIMNPPLSKESVPLMTEATFDTLRLWLIILLCALRLAMMRSHLQAYLNLAQKCVDQMKKEAGRISTVELQKMVARVFYYLCVIALQYVAPLVMLLHTTLLLKTLGNHSWGIYPESVSTLPVDNSLHSNSVYSELPSADGKMKVTVTQITVALSSLKNIFTPLLFRGLLSFLTWWIAACLFSTSLFGLFYHQYLTVA from the exons ATGGCAGTTTTGATTGTAACAGAGAATTATCTGGAATTTGGACTTGAAACAG GGTTTACAAATTTTTCAGACAGTGCCATGCAATTTCTTGAAAAGCAAGGTTTAGAATCTCA gggTCCTGTTTCAAAACTTACTTTCAAATTTTTCCTGGCTATTTTCTGTTCACTCATTGGGGCTTTTTTGACATTTCCTGGATTACGGCTGGCTCAAATGCATCTGGATGCCCTGAATTTGGCAACAGAAAAAATTACACA AACATTACTTCATATCAACTTCTTGGCACCTTTATTTATGGTTCTGCTCTGGGTAAAACCAATCACCAAAGACTACATTATGAACCCACCATTGAGTAAAGAAAGTGTCCCTTT AATGACAGAAGCTACATTTGATACTCTACGACTCTGGTTAATAATCCTGCTGTGTGCTTTGAGATTGGCCATGATGCGTAGTCACCTGCAAGCATATTTAAACTTAGCCCAGAAGTGTGTGGATCAGATGAAGAAAGAAGCAGGCCGAATAAGTACAGTTGAACTACAGAAAATG GTGGCTCGAGTCTTTTATTACCTTTGTGTCATTGCCCTGCAGTATGTGGCACCTCTGGTAATGCTGCTTCATACAACTCTGCTTTTGAAAACACTAG GTAATCATTCCTGGGGGATTTATCCAGAATCTGTCTCTACCTTGCCAGTGGATAATAGTCTACACTCCAATTCTGTTTACTCTGAATTACCATCTGCTGATGGGAAGATGAAGGTAACTGTTACGCAAATAACAGTGGCACTGAGCagcttaaaaaacatttttactcCTCTCCTTTTTCGAGGACTTCTATCATTTTTGACATGGTGGATTGCTGCTTGCCTCTTTTCTACAAGCCTTTTTGGGCTCTTCTATCATCAGTATCTGACTGTGGCATGA